One part of the Brevundimonas sp. NIBR11 genome encodes these proteins:
- the flgK gene encoding flagellar hook-associated protein FlgK: MSLNTILNIANSGLQAAQTQLRVVSDNVSNVNTPGYVRKVAEQVSLTTQGVGTGVEVARVRLATDRFLQAASLSAGAEASRQGVRYELFDRIQSLFGDPGGDTGFFSQIDDVFSSFAVAAEDAVSGPRRQDALFKTQAIFDEATRISNQIQAVREDADGRIQSAVEKANSLLQQIETLNIDIAKATVLNGDASGAQTQQARLIDELSSLMDVQVSQRSVGGVSIRTAAGVQLAGAGAATLQYNRAGTVNAETSFNEIWITEPGGTRRAFADGLKSGEIKGLLELRDVDAPQTAQRLAELVAHVADELNRAHNANSAVPPPTSLTGKTVGQDLTTALTGFTGGTTVAVVNPSTGVIATRLDLVFSGSTFTINGGAAQPMSNFLAGVNAALGGSATASFVDGKLSFASSTSNGIAIADSATSPSSKAGRGFSHYFGLNDLVSSDRPAVYDLGLTATSNHGFTAGETLTFRFTGESGAKIRDIEVAVPAGGTVGDLLTALNSPITGVGRYGSFALDASGEMKFTAFGDPAPRMSVVEDKTTQVPSGVSATELFGLGGGVRASRSDGFKVRTDIQQSPSKLALAQLNLAAATGTAALSSGDGRGALLLADAGQKTVRFSAAGESPGGNLSVSRYASELSGEIGGRAQAAKSRQESAQALSTEADARQANYEGVNLDEELVLMTTYQQAFNASARMIQAAKDMYDTLLGMI, encoded by the coding sequence ATGAGCCTGAACACCATCCTGAACATCGCCAACTCCGGGCTGCAGGCGGCTCAGACCCAGTTGCGCGTGGTCTCCGACAACGTCTCCAACGTCAATACGCCCGGGTATGTCCGCAAGGTCGCCGAGCAGGTGTCGCTGACGACCCAAGGCGTCGGCACCGGCGTCGAGGTGGCGCGCGTCCGCCTCGCCACCGACCGGTTCCTGCAGGCCGCGTCGCTGAGCGCCGGAGCCGAGGCCAGCCGCCAGGGCGTGCGCTACGAACTGTTCGACCGCATCCAGTCGCTGTTCGGGGATCCGGGCGGAGACACCGGCTTCTTCTCCCAGATCGACGACGTCTTTTCGTCCTTCGCCGTGGCGGCCGAGGATGCGGTGTCCGGCCCCCGCCGCCAGGACGCCCTGTTCAAAACCCAAGCGATCTTCGACGAGGCGACGCGCATCTCGAACCAGATCCAGGCCGTGCGCGAGGACGCCGACGGCCGCATCCAGAGCGCGGTCGAGAAGGCCAACAGCCTGCTCCAGCAGATCGAGACGCTGAACATAGACATCGCCAAGGCCACGGTGCTGAACGGCGACGCCTCCGGCGCCCAGACCCAGCAGGCGCGGCTGATCGACGAACTGTCCAGCCTGATGGACGTTCAGGTGTCCCAGCGTTCGGTCGGCGGAGTGTCGATCCGCACCGCCGCCGGCGTGCAGCTGGCGGGCGCGGGCGCGGCGACCCTGCAGTACAATCGCGCGGGCACGGTCAATGCCGAGACCAGCTTCAACGAAATCTGGATCACCGAGCCCGGGGGAACCCGGCGCGCCTTTGCGGACGGTCTCAAGTCGGGCGAGATCAAGGGTCTGCTGGAGCTGCGAGACGTCGATGCGCCTCAGACGGCCCAGCGTCTGGCCGAACTGGTGGCCCATGTCGCAGACGAGCTGAACCGGGCGCACAACGCCAACTCCGCCGTGCCGCCGCCCACGAGCCTGACCGGCAAGACTGTGGGGCAGGATCTGACGACGGCCCTGACCGGCTTCACCGGCGGGACGACGGTCGCCGTGGTCAATCCGTCGACGGGCGTGATCGCCACGCGGCTGGACCTGGTCTTCTCGGGCTCGACCTTCACGATCAACGGCGGCGCGGCCCAGCCGATGTCTAACTTCCTGGCCGGCGTGAACGCGGCGCTGGGCGGGTCGGCGACGGCCAGCTTCGTCGACGGCAAGCTGAGCTTCGCCTCATCGACCTCGAACGGCATCGCCATCGCGGACAGCGCCACGTCGCCGAGTTCGAAGGCTGGTCGCGGCTTCTCCCACTATTTCGGCCTGAACGACCTGGTCTCGAGCGACCGGCCGGCGGTCTATGACCTCGGGCTGACCGCGACCTCGAACCACGGCTTCACGGCCGGGGAGACGCTGACGTTCCGCTTCACCGGAGAGAGCGGGGCGAAGATCCGCGACATCGAGGTTGCGGTTCCGGCGGGGGGAACGGTCGGCGACCTGCTGACGGCCCTGAACAGCCCCATCACGGGCGTGGGCCGGTACGGCTCCTTCGCCCTGGATGCCAGCGGTGAGATGAAGTTCACGGCGTTCGGCGATCCGGCGCCGCGCATGAGCGTGGTGGAAGACAAGACGACCCAGGTCCCCTCGGGCGTGTCGGCGACCGAGCTGTTCGGGCTGGGCGGCGGGGTTCGGGCCTCGCGCTCGGACGGGTTCAAGGTGCGGACCGACATCCAGCAAAGCCCATCGAAACTGGCGCTGGCGCAGCTGAACCTGGCGGCGGCGACGGGGACGGCGGCCCTGAGTTCCGGCGACGGACGCGGCGCCCTCTTGCTGGCCGACGCGGGCCAGAAGACGGTCCGGTTCTCGGCGGCCGGGGAAAGCCCCGGCGGCAATCTGTCGGTGTCGCGCTATGCATCCGAACTCTCGGGCGAGATCGGCGGGCGGGCCCAGGCGGCCAAGTCGCGCCAGGAAAGCGCCCAGGCCCTGTCGACCGAGGCCGATGCGCGCCAGGCCAACTACGAGGGCGTGAACCTGGATGAGGAGCTGGTCCTGATGACCACCTATCAGCAGGCCTTCAACGCCTCCGCCCGGATGATTCAGGCGGCCAAGGACATGTACGACACGCTTCTGGGGATGATCTGA
- a CDS encoding flagellin: MSRVSTNGNYQSALLNLMQAQQSQNQAGERVQTGKVATDMTGFGRGSETLTALKGAAARVQGFLDTGEAVAARLDAQDLSLNVVVDGLAGAREAIGSVLASGSAANLMLDLEGQYQSVVNGLNYRHQGGYLYSGANTTNPPVTAGNLAQLVAAPTVADVFDNDQIKSASRIAEGTTVETGYLADGFKFTEADGVTQNHIFQIFRDIKAYNDDPATGPLTGKPTEAQKTFLTAQLKRLDAASSAAIDATARNGALAKRVEQVSTSHKAQQMSLDDLVAKRTNVDPLQAVTELQLSQVAVQASAQVVAQLSEVSLLNYLR; the protein is encoded by the coding sequence ATGAGCCGCGTCTCGACGAACGGAAACTATCAGTCCGCCCTGCTGAACCTGATGCAGGCGCAGCAGAGCCAGAACCAGGCGGGCGAGCGGGTGCAGACCGGCAAGGTCGCCACCGACATGACCGGCTTCGGGCGCGGGTCCGAGACGCTGACGGCCCTGAAGGGCGCGGCGGCGCGCGTTCAGGGCTTCCTCGATACCGGCGAGGCCGTGGCCGCGCGGCTGGACGCCCAGGACCTGTCCCTGAACGTGGTGGTCGACGGCCTGGCCGGAGCGCGGGAGGCGATCGGCAGCGTGCTGGCGTCGGGATCGGCGGCCAACCTGATGCTGGACCTGGAAGGCCAGTACCAGTCGGTGGTCAACGGCCTGAACTATCGCCACCAGGGCGGCTATCTGTACTCGGGCGCCAACACGACCAATCCGCCGGTGACGGCCGGAAACCTGGCGCAATTGGTCGCTGCGCCGACGGTGGCCGACGTGTTCGACAACGACCAGATCAAGTCCGCCTCGCGGATCGCGGAGGGGACGACGGTGGAGACCGGCTACCTGGCCGACGGGTTCAAGTTCACCGAGGCCGACGGGGTCACGCAAAACCACATTTTCCAGATTTTCCGGGACATCAAGGCCTACAATGACGACCCGGCGACCGGTCCCCTGACCGGCAAGCCGACCGAAGCGCAGAAGACGTTCCTGACCGCACAGCTGAAGCGTCTGGATGCGGCCTCCTCGGCGGCGATCGACGCGACCGCCCGGAACGGGGCCCTGGCCAAGCGGGTGGAACAGGTCTCAACCAGCCACAAGGCCCAGCAGATGTCGCTGGACGACCTGGTGGCGAAACGCACCAACGTCGACCCGTTGCAGGCCGTGACCGAGCTGCAGCTCAGTCAGGTGGCGGTCCAGGCCTCGGCGCAGGTGGTGGCGCAGCTTAGCGAAGTCTCCCTGCTCAACTATCTGAGATAA
- a CDS encoding putative DNA modification/repair radical SAM protein, whose protein sequence is MAQLDLRRKLSVLADAAKYDASCSSSGTSKRDSRGGKGIGSTEGMGICHAYTPDGRCVSLLKILLTNFCIYDCVYCINRVSSNVQRARFSVDEVVELTLNFYRRNYIEGLFLSSGIIRSGDYTMEQMVLVAKKLREEHDFRGYIHLKLIPEADPNLVEEAGLYADRLSANIELPRDEAMGRFAPQKDVGVIKQAMANVRLKVEAAKPQKKDRVKPPKFAPGGQSTQLIVGADGAPDTEILDRSASLYGGYGLRRVYYSAFSPIPDSSSALPLSKPPLMREHRLYQADWLMRFYGFSAPEISEASTGGMLDLAIDPKLAWALNQRAQFPVDVNTAPREMLLRVPGLGVKSVNRMISVRRYRTLRLEDVARLCRGIDKVRPFITTLDWTPGGLTDAVDLRERLVGQPKVEQLSLF, encoded by the coding sequence ATGGCTCAGCTGGATCTCAGAAGGAAGCTGTCGGTTCTGGCCGATGCGGCGAAATACGACGCCTCGTGTTCGTCGTCGGGGACGTCCAAGCGCGACAGCCGGGGCGGCAAGGGGATCGGATCCACCGAGGGAATGGGAATCTGTCACGCCTATACCCCGGACGGGCGGTGCGTTTCCTTGCTGAAGATCCTGCTGACGAACTTCTGCATCTACGATTGCGTCTACTGCATCAACCGCGTGTCCTCGAACGTGCAGCGGGCGCGGTTCAGCGTGGACGAGGTGGTCGAGCTGACGCTCAACTTCTATCGCCGCAACTATATCGAGGGCCTGTTCCTGTCGTCGGGGATCATCCGGAGCGGCGATTATACGATGGAGCAGATGGTCTTGGTGGCCAAGAAGCTGCGCGAGGAGCACGACTTTCGCGGCTACATCCATCTCAAGCTGATCCCCGAGGCCGATCCGAATCTGGTGGAGGAGGCGGGGCTTTATGCCGATCGGCTATCGGCCAACATCGAACTGCCGCGCGATGAGGCCATGGGCCGGTTCGCGCCGCAGAAGGACGTCGGCGTCATCAAGCAGGCGATGGCGAACGTCCGGCTGAAGGTCGAGGCGGCCAAGCCTCAGAAAAAGGATCGCGTCAAGCCGCCGAAATTTGCACCGGGCGGGCAGTCGACGCAGCTGATCGTCGGTGCGGACGGGGCTCCGGACACGGAGATTCTGGACCGGTCGGCATCGCTGTACGGCGGGTATGGGTTGAGGCGGGTCTATTATTCGGCCTTCTCGCCGATCCCGGATTCGAGCTCGGCCCTGCCGCTGTCGAAGCCGCCCTTGATGCGGGAGCACCGCTTGTATCAGGCAGACTGGCTGATGCGGTTCTACGGGTTTTCGGCTCCGGAGATTTCTGAGGCCTCGACCGGCGGGATGCTGGATCTGGCGATCGACCCGAAACTGGCCTGGGCGCTGAATCAGAGGGCGCAGTTTCCGGTCGATGTGAACACCGCGCCGCGCGAGATGCTTTTGCGCGTGCCGGGGCTGGGCGTGAAGTCGGTGAACCGGATGATCTCGGTGCGCCGGTATCGGACGCTGAGGCTGGAAGATGTGGCGCGGCTGTGCCGGGGGATCGACAAGGTGCGGCCGTTCATCACGACGCTGGACTGGACGCCGGGCGGGCTGACGGACGCGGTCGATCTGCGCGAGCGGCTGGTGGGGCAGCCGAAGGTCGAGCAGCTGAGCCTGTTCTGA
- a CDS encoding UdgX family uracil-DNA binding protein (This protein belongs to the uracil DNA glycosylase superfamily, members of which act in excision repair of DNA. However, it belongs more specifically to UdgX branch, whose founding member was found to bind uracil in DNA (where it does not belong), without cleaving it, appears to promote DNA repair by a pathway involving RecA, rather than base excision.), with protein MPTAELAHEIDFEGWRKAARAFRLSGVEPADARFVVAGGEGTGSLFDTAHAGESERPALSRETASGTEVNVESGVDGGSREPGPRTRGEERKEERFSVPKAFVDIAQEVILHRSPDRFDLMYRLLWRLRDEPDLMKVVSDRDVADAMERAKNVSRAAHKMKAFVRFRLVEEAEVETYVAWFEPAHRVLEKTSGFFARRFTTMRWSILTPDGSCFWDGKTLTFGPPASAEDAPKDDEVEEFWKTYYASTFNPARLKTQTMQGEMPKRYWKNLPEASLIPELVAASHARTETMVSAQPSEPNARLAKAIARSVRDGSWEEGFVASDLEELGHGVQACRRCPLYRDATQGVCGEGPGRTAKLMIVGEQPGDHEDLAGRPFVGPAGQVLDAALAEAGIDRSEVYVTNAVKHFKHEPRGKRRLHKTPNQSEVSACRWWLDQERRLVRPKVTLALGGTAALGVLGRKVAVTQERGEPLPLSDGSTAMITVHPSYLLRLPEEDARARERLAFIRDLKRVRDRL; from the coding sequence ATGCCGACGGCGGAGCTGGCGCACGAGATCGATTTCGAGGGGTGGCGCAAGGCTGCGCGAGCGTTCCGGCTGTCCGGGGTGGAGCCGGCGGACGCGCGGTTCGTGGTGGCGGGGGGGGAGGGGACCGGGTCGCTGTTCGATACCGCTCATGCCGGCGAAAGCGAGCGCCCGGCGCTTTCGCGAGAGACGGCGTCGGGGACCGAGGTCAATGTTGAATCCGGTGTGGATGGCGGCTCTAGAGAACCGGGTCCCCGCACTCGCGGGGAGGAGCGGAAGGAAGAACGTTTTTCCGTCCCCAAGGCGTTCGTCGACATCGCGCAGGAGGTGATCCTGCATCGGTCGCCGGACCGGTTCGATCTGATGTATCGGCTGCTGTGGCGGCTGAGGGACGAGCCGGACCTGATGAAGGTGGTGTCGGATCGCGACGTGGCCGACGCGATGGAGCGGGCGAAGAACGTCTCCAGAGCCGCACACAAGATGAAGGCCTTCGTGCGTTTTCGTCTCGTCGAGGAAGCCGAAGTCGAGACCTATGTCGCCTGGTTCGAGCCGGCGCATAGGGTTCTGGAAAAGACCTCCGGCTTCTTCGCCCGGCGGTTCACGACCATGCGGTGGTCGATCCTGACGCCGGACGGGTCGTGCTTCTGGGACGGGAAGACCTTGACCTTCGGGCCGCCGGCGAGCGCCGAGGATGCGCCGAAGGACGACGAGGTCGAGGAGTTCTGGAAGACCTACTACGCCTCGACCTTCAATCCGGCGCGGCTGAAGACCCAGACCATGCAGGGGGAAATGCCCAAGCGGTACTGGAAGAACCTGCCGGAGGCGTCGCTGATCCCGGAACTGGTCGCGGCCTCGCACGCGCGCACCGAGACCATGGTCTCCGCCCAGCCCTCCGAACCGAACGCCCGCCTGGCCAAGGCCATCGCCCGGTCGGTGCGTGACGGGTCGTGGGAGGAGGGGTTCGTGGCCTCCGATCTGGAGGAGTTGGGGCACGGGGTTCAGGCGTGCCGTCGGTGCCCGCTTTATCGGGACGCGACGCAGGGCGTGTGCGGCGAGGGACCGGGCAGGACGGCGAAGCTGATGATCGTCGGCGAACAGCCGGGAGATCACGAGGATCTGGCCGGTCGGCCCTTCGTGGGACCTGCGGGGCAGGTGCTGGACGCGGCCCTGGCCGAGGCGGGCATAGACCGCAGCGAGGTCTACGTCACCAACGCAGTGAAGCATTTCAAGCACGAACCGCGCGGCAAGAGGCGGCTGCACAAGACGCCGAACCAGTCCGAGGTCAGCGCGTGTCGCTGGTGGCTGGATCAGGAGCGTCGGCTAGTGCGGCCGAAGGTCACCTTGGCGTTGGGCGGGACGGCGGCGTTGGGCGTGCTGGGCCGCAAGGTGGCGGTGACTCAGGAGCGCGGGGAACCTTTGCCGTTGTCAGACGGTTCCACGGCCATGATCACCGTTCACCCCTCCTATCTGCTGAGGCTCCCCGAGGAAGACGCCAGGGCGAGGGAGCGTCTGGCGTTCATCCGGGATCTCAAGCGCGTCCGCGATCGGCTCTGA
- a CDS encoding ABC transporter permease, whose translation MKTADFQIEDAKGDATVLKLTGDWTTMSLGKAAIRLGDSLEGHSIERVDLSELGKFDTAGALALVQGSNFAMPADAFASRPEAGRIYAMVETLERRSAEPPKRPSPFIRIFARMGHGVHDAAAELMLSMAFLGRLMGATGYALRRPGAIRWPAWVSQAERSGLDALPIIAVTNFFIGAVIAFLGANLLTQFGAGVFTVQLVAVAVLRELAVLITAILLAGRSASSFAAEIGSMRMNQEVDAMQVMGVNPFQALVIPRLAAMLVMMPLLTFVGMLAGFIGGGLVTWSQLDYGPAFFIQRVSEDPMMGTHLMVGLVKAPVFAVVIAAIGCRQGMAVAGDVESLGRRVTAAVVQAIFAIISLDAVFALIFLELNL comes from the coding sequence ATGAAGACGGCCGACTTCCAGATCGAGGACGCCAAGGGCGACGCGACCGTGCTCAAGCTCACGGGCGATTGGACGACCATGTCGCTGGGCAAGGCGGCGATACGACTGGGCGACAGTCTGGAAGGCCACAGCATCGAGCGCGTCGATCTGTCGGAACTCGGCAAGTTCGACACCGCCGGCGCCCTGGCCCTGGTTCAGGGCTCCAACTTCGCCATGCCGGCCGACGCCTTCGCCAGCCGGCCGGAAGCCGGTCGCATCTATGCGATGGTGGAGACGCTGGAGCGACGGAGCGCGGAGCCGCCGAAGCGCCCGTCACCCTTCATCCGCATCTTCGCCCGCATGGGCCACGGCGTCCACGACGCGGCCGCCGAACTGATGCTGTCGATGGCCTTCCTCGGGCGGCTGATGGGGGCGACCGGCTATGCCCTGCGCAGACCGGGCGCGATCCGCTGGCCCGCCTGGGTCAGTCAGGCGGAGCGGTCGGGGCTGGACGCCCTGCCGATCATCGCGGTGACCAACTTCTTCATCGGCGCGGTCATCGCCTTCCTGGGCGCGAACCTGCTGACCCAGTTCGGGGCCGGGGTGTTCACGGTGCAACTGGTCGCCGTGGCCGTGCTGCGCGAACTGGCCGTGCTGATCACCGCCATCCTGCTGGCCGGGCGGTCGGCGTCTTCGTTCGCGGCCGAGATCGGTTCGATGCGAATGAACCAGGAGGTCGACGCCATGCAGGTCATGGGCGTCAACCCGTTCCAGGCCCTGGTGATCCCGCGCCTGGCGGCCATGCTGGTGATGATGCCGCTGTTGACCTTCGTCGGCATGCTGGCGGGCTTCATCGGCGGCGGTCTGGTGACCTGGAGTCAGCTGGACTACGGCCCCGCCTTCTTCATCCAGCGGGTCAGCGAGGACCCGATGATGGGGACCCACCTGATGGTCGGCCTGGTCAAGGCGCCGGTCTTCGCCGTCGTGATCGCCGCCATCGGCTGCCGCCAGGGGATGGCGGTCGCCGGAGATGTGGAGAGCCTGGGCCGTCGGGTGACCGCCGCCGTGGTGCAGGCCATCTTCGCCATCATCTCTCTGGACGCCGTGTTCGCCCTGATCTTCCTGGAGCTGAACCTGTGA
- a CDS encoding ABC transporter ATP-binding protein, with amino-acid sequence MTAPANEAETTSENLIEVRGLLSQFGDQVIHRDLDLDVVRGEVLGVVGGSGTGKTVLLNSIIGLKEPEGGTIKIFGHDVGGATDAERADIERRTGVLFQQGALFSSLTVLENVAAPMVEHTSLPRDTIRELAEMKIAMVGLKPESHHQKPAELSGGMRKRVGLARALSLDPELIFLDEPTAGLDPIGAAAFDDLIRKLSDDLGLTVFMITHDLDSLYAICDKVAVLADKHVIEKATVQELEKSDHPWIKEYFLGPRGRAAHGSDKSEPEDVK; translated from the coding sequence GTGACGGCGCCCGCGAACGAAGCCGAGACGACGTCCGAAAATCTCATCGAGGTGCGCGGCCTGCTGAGCCAGTTCGGGGATCAGGTGATCCACCGCGATCTGGATCTGGATGTCGTGCGCGGCGAGGTGCTGGGCGTCGTCGGCGGATCGGGGACGGGCAAGACGGTTCTGTTGAACTCCATCATCGGGCTGAAGGAGCCCGAGGGCGGGACGATCAAGATCTTCGGTCACGACGTGGGCGGGGCGACCGATGCAGAGCGCGCCGACATCGAACGCCGGACCGGCGTGCTGTTCCAGCAGGGCGCCCTGTTCAGCTCGCTGACGGTATTGGAAAACGTGGCCGCGCCCATGGTCGAGCACACCAGCCTGCCCCGGGACACGATCCGCGAGCTGGCCGAGATGAAGATCGCCATGGTCGGTCTGAAGCCCGAGAGCCATCACCAGAAGCCGGCCGAGCTGTCGGGCGGGATGAGAAAGCGGGTCGGCCTGGCCCGCGCCCTTTCGCTGGACCCGGAGCTGATCTTCCTCGACGAGCCGACGGCGGGACTGGACCCGATCGGGGCGGCCGCGTTCGACGATCTGATCCGCAAGCTGTCCGACGACCTGGGCCTGACCGTCTTCATGATCACCCACGACCTCGATAGCCTCTACGCGATCTGCGACAAGGTGGCGGTGCTGGCGGACAAACATGTGATCGAAAAGGCCACGGTGCAGGAGCTGGAGAAATCCGATCACCCGTGGATCAAGGAATACTTCCTGGGGCCGCGCGGTCGCGCTGCCCACGGTTCGGACAAGTCCGAACCGGAAGATGTTAAATGA
- a CDS encoding MlaD family protein, whose protein sequence is MERDAHYAAVGIATVALLAALAVFAIWLARLQFNDDYDIYDIVFYGPVRGLSEGGEVHFNGIRVGEVTDLNLDPAKGDQVIARVRLNGTTPVRVTSRAQLEPQGITGLNYIQITAGTDGSALLKTQYPDNVVPVIQSQPSPIAELLSGSGTVLAQTVDALNRINRVLSDDNIRSFSTSVKNVEALSTELEARKGMFEDLEKALENANGAIAEYRALGVDARRLVNTDGQQAIANINAATADARTAIASINRTANAIEGPAGEFATTGVPQLLEAIQGLQEATQSLQGLVDDVRSSPRDFIGRPPSQELEVQP, encoded by the coding sequence ATGGAAAGAGACGCACATTACGCCGCCGTGGGCATAGCCACCGTCGCCCTGCTGGCGGCGCTGGCGGTGTTCGCCATCTGGCTGGCCCGACTGCAGTTCAACGACGACTACGACATCTACGACATCGTCTTCTACGGACCGGTGCGCGGGCTGTCGGAGGGCGGCGAGGTGCACTTCAACGGTATCCGAGTGGGCGAGGTCACCGATCTGAACCTGGATCCCGCCAAGGGCGACCAGGTCATCGCGCGGGTTCGCCTGAACGGCACGACGCCGGTGCGGGTCACCTCGCGCGCCCAGCTGGAGCCGCAGGGCATCACGGGCCTCAACTACATCCAGATCACGGCCGGCACCGACGGCAGCGCCCTGCTGAAGACCCAGTACCCGGACAATGTGGTGCCGGTGATCCAGTCGCAGCCGTCGCCGATCGCGGAACTGCTCAGCGGCTCCGGCACGGTGCTGGCCCAGACCGTGGACGCATTGAACCGGATCAACCGGGTCCTGTCCGACGACAACATCCGCAGCTTCTCGACCAGCGTGAAGAACGTCGAGGCCCTGTCCACCGAACTGGAGGCCCGCAAGGGCATGTTCGAGGACCTGGAGAAGGCGCTGGAGAACGCCAACGGAGCCATCGCCGAATACCGGGCCCTGGGTGTCGATGCGCGTCGTCTGGTCAACACCGACGGCCAGCAGGCCATCGCCAACATCAACGCCGCCACTGCCGACGCCCGCACGGCCATCGCCTCGATCAACCGCACGGCCAACGCCATCGAGGGACCGGCTGGGGAGTTCGCCACGACGGGCGTGCCTCAACTGCTGGAAGCCATCCAGGGTCTGCAGGAGGCGACGCAATCCCTGCAGGGACTGGTGGACGACGTCCGCTCCAGCCCGCGCGACTTCATCGGACGGCCGCCGTCCCAGGAACTGGAGGTCCAGCCGTGA
- a CDS encoding ABC-type transport auxiliary lipoprotein family protein codes for MIRSLVLAAVAAVSLSGCALLSSPDPIQLYRFGDPTGMATTAVAEPVQVKLRTVEMPQASQGDRLLGVTGAEAAYIKGARWVSPAMMLYSDALEASFASQARAVRLIGRRELTPTTRLLDVDLRAFETRYDYEGAAPAVVITARARLLRFPERTVVAERTFTVSQPAGENRVSAIVAAYDQATRDLNTQIVGWTDANAVGD; via the coding sequence GTGATCCGTTCGCTCGTTCTCGCCGCCGTCGCCGCCGTCTCCCTGTCGGGGTGCGCCCTGCTGTCGTCGCCGGACCCGATCCAGCTCTACCGTTTCGGCGATCCGACGGGGATGGCCACGACCGCCGTCGCCGAGCCGGTGCAGGTCAAGCTGAGGACCGTGGAAATGCCGCAGGCGTCGCAGGGCGACCGTCTGCTGGGCGTGACCGGGGCAGAGGCGGCCTACATCAAGGGCGCACGTTGGGTCTCGCCGGCCATGATGCTGTATTCGGACGCGCTGGAGGCTTCGTTCGCTTCGCAGGCGCGGGCGGTGCGGCTGATCGGACGGCGCGAGCTGACGCCGACGACGCGGCTGCTGGACGTCGACCTGCGGGCGTTCGAGACGCGGTACGACTATGAGGGCGCGGCGCCGGCGGTGGTGATCACGGCGCGGGCGCGGCTGCTGCGCTTCCCCGAACGGACAGTGGTGGCGGAACGGACCTTCACCGTCAGCCAGCCGGCCGGCGAGAACCGGGTCTCGGCCATCGTCGCGGCCTATGATCAGGCGACGCGGGACCTGAACACCCAGATCGTAGGCTGGACCGACGCCAACGCGGTCGGCGACTAG